From the genome of Torulaspora globosa chromosome 2, complete sequence, one region includes:
- the YPI1 gene encoding type 1 protein phosphatase-activating protein YPI1 (ancestral locus Anc_8.95) codes for MVSACSNRNQQLEGSQTITVEEVRPLLQLRGEERSNTQTGSSAPETHQRPSVRWESGVIDNEHMNKKKTKICCIFHPQQEFDDDEPDSDCHSSSSSSSSSSSESESEKDLDPAERRQRRVERRHRTLKQNRPKSPNAYEIQPDYTHDRSKCKH; via the coding sequence ATGGTAAGCGCATGCAGCAACAGGAACCAACAACTGGAAGGGTCGCAGACCATTACTGTCGAGGAAGTCAGGCCACTGTTACAACTccgaggagaagaaaggtCGAACACGCAGACGGGCTCAAGTGCGCCAGAAACGCATCAGAGACCCAGCGTTAGATGGGAGTCAGGTGTTATAGACAATGAGCAtatgaacaagaagaaaactAAGATATGTTGTATatttcatcctcagcaAGAGttcgatgacgatgaacCAGATTCGGACTGTCATAgttcgtcttcatcatcttcttcatcctcatctgaGTCCGAGTCTGAGAAGGATTTGGACCCAGCAGAGAGGAGGCAAAGAAGAGTGGAAAGACGCCATAGGACACTGAAACAAAATAGGCCTAAAAGTCCTAACGCTTATGAGATACAACCAGATTACACGCATGATAGAAGCAAATGTAAACATTGA
- the RPN11 gene encoding proteasome regulatory particle lid subunit RPN11 (ancestral locus Anc_8.96), with product MERLQRLMMNSKAGMVDANRDDTKETVYISSIALLKMLKHGRAGVPMEVMGLMLGEFVDDYTVNVVDVFAMPQSGTGVSVEAVDDVFQAKMMDMLKQTGRDQMVVGWYHSHPGFGCWLSSVDVNTQKSFEQLNNRAVAVVVDPIQSVKGKVVIDAFRLIDTGALINNQEPRQTTSNAGLLNKANIQALIHGLNRHYYSLNIDYRKTPTETNMLMNLHKEQWQSGLKMYDYKEKEHENLEATQKLVKIAEQYSKRVEEEKEFSEKELKTRYVGKQDPKKHLAETSDAVLENNIVSLLTASVNSVAIK from the coding sequence ATGGAGAGGTTACAAAGACTTATGATGAACAGCAAAGCCGGTATGGTTGACGCCAACCGTGATGACACGAAGGAAACAGTATAcatttcatcaatagcGTTGCTGAAGATGCTAAAGCATGGCAGAGCAGGTGTGCCGATGGAGGTGATGGGTTTGATGTTGGGTGAATTTGTGGATGACTATACTGTGAATGTTGTGGATGTATTTGCTATGCCGCAGTCTGGTACCGGCGTTTCTGTGGAGGCAGTCGATGATGTTTTCCAGGCTAAGATGATGGATATGCTAAAGCAAAcaggaagagatcaaatGGTTGTAGGATGGTACCATTCTCACCCAGGCTTTGGTTGTTGGTTGTCATCCGTGGATGTCAATACCCAAAAATCCTTTGAGCAGCTTAATAATAGGGCTGTAGCGGTAGTTGTGGATCCAATTCAATCTGTGAAGGGTAAAGTCGTCATTGATGCTTTCAGATTGATTGATACCGGGGCTTTGATAAATAACCAGGAGCCCAGACAAACAACATCCAACGCTGGACTTCTGAACAAGGCCAATATTCAAGCATTGATACATGGATTAAACAGACACTACTATTCTCTAAACATAGATTATCGCAAGACCCCGACTGAAACAAATATGCTTATGAACCTCCACAAAGAGCAATGGCAATCAGGGTTGAAAATGTATGACTACAAGGAGAAAGAGCATGAGAATTTGGAAGCTACTCAAAAATTAGTCAAAATTGCTGAGCAATACTCCAAGAGGGTCgaagaggaaaaggaaTTTAGCGAGAAGGAGCTGAAAACGCGTTATGTAGGCAAGCAAGACCCTAAGAAACACCTAGCTGAAACGTCTGATGCGGTCCTCGAGAACAACATTGTATCTCTGCTAACGGCAAGTGTAAATTCCGTGGCGATTAAATAG